The window CCATTTGTAACCACGTTGGTAAGCTGCAATATGATAATAACTACAATCGTATTGCGTTAAGCACCCATTTTGGTTATGGCTATTAAAAATATGTTCTATGCTAAAAATTAACTCTTTCATACCTAACAAACCCTAACCTTCCCAGTAACAACCCCATTAATCAAACTACTCTTATACTCGGTTAACTTCTCGATCTCTTGCTGCTTTAAAGCTATAGCCGTTTCTATTTTTTCTGAAGCGGTTTCTATATAAGCTGAAATTTCTTTTTGTTCTGAAAGTGGTGGATAAGGAAACCTTTCGTTCTTAATTACTCCTACGGCTATTCCTGGTTGTGCTGCTGATTGTGATAGGCGATTGAAATCCGCTACTTTTATTGTTTCTCCCAACCATAACGTATCTTCGTTATTTATTGGATAGACAACAACTGCGTGCTCTGTAGCATAAAATTTTCCATCTGCATAATTTACATTTCCACATAATGCGCCTTGCCGACCAATTAAAGCATATAAACCATCGTTAGTGTAATTTTCACAATATGCTCTAAATCCGTTTCCACCATAAACAGGATACCCTTCTTCTTTAAAATCATCAGAAGATATAAACTCTCCACTTTGAAGGTTAGAAATAAACTTTAATGCCTTCACTTCCCAATGCTCCGGAATCTCCCCAATCCACTCCACACCAGCGTTTTTCAAGGTCACACTATTATCTAGTCCACGAGTCACCGCTTGGTGTATTAAAATTTGCTTGCGCTCTTTAAGCAAACTGATTTGTTGCTCTTTAATGGCAATAGCATCCTCTATTTTACTGGTTTTATCGTCTAAAAATTGAGCGATGGCGGTTTGTTCTGGAAGTGGTGGAAATGGAAACGGAAATCTTTTAAAATCCCAAAAACTTATATTCTGTCTTAGTCCAGAACCTAAACCATAAATGACTTTATTTATATCAATTGTATGTAAATAATAATGATAAAACGAGTTAGAATACTTTTCCTTAACTCTTAAGTTAATATAAGCACTAGTAATAATTCCATGATCTTTTGCTAAACCAGTCCTTAAACTTGTCTTATCATTCTGTAAATCTGTTGGCCTAATAATTATATCTCCAGGTTTAACTAATTGATAAGTTTCAAAGGATTCAGGAACTAAACCTGTTAGTTTTTCTTTTGGTTTCACTATAACATTTCCATAGCTTAATGAAAGTACTGTTTTTTGAATAAAACCTATATTTTTTTCTTTGCTTTCATTTAATATTGTAAGACCAGGTTTCACCTGCCAATTCTCAGGAATTTCACCCAACCATTCCACGCCACTATCTTTATAGCTCGCATAACGCTCTATATTTTTTACAGCCGTTTTACTTTCCATCCTTCTTCTTTTTTAGCTGTTTATTAGTGATTTCTAAATGTTTTATAAAGTCTTTTTCTACTTTAGAGAGTTCGTTCTTGATCTGTTCTTTATAGCTGTTATAGTTTTCAGTAGCTTTTTCTAGTGCCTTTTTATGACTTACGGTTCCTGCATGCGTCAGGATATCGTTACCGGTCATTTGTATAAAGTCGTCAGCTCTTTGCAACCAGTCTTTCATGTACATGGGTTTACGATTAAGTGCCTGTAATTCTGCTAGCTCTAAATAAGCGGTTACCATACGGTTAAGCACGTTCATTTCTTGCTCATTGAGGTAATTCTTTGCAATGGTAGTTTCTTTCTTAGTAGGTTGTTCTCCTTTAAAACTCGTCAAACCTAAATAGGGTTTTGCGGCATCGATGCGGTTATAAATAACCTCTGCCGCAGTCTGTCCATGTGCTGCCCAGTGCATTTTATTCTGTATGGTTTTAAAGAAGCGTTGCGAGGTTTTTGCTTTAGGATCATAATCCACACTGGTCGCATAAATGTCCAGTACTTTGCGCCAAAACACTTTTTCTGAGGCTCGTATATCACGTATGCGTTCCAGTAGCTCCTCAAAATAATTACCACCACCAGCTTCTTTTAACAAATCATCATTAAGTGTAAATCCTTTTACAATATATTCTCGCAACCGCTGTGTTGCCCAAATCCTAAACTGAGTGCCACGCAACGACTTTACACGATAACCTACTGAGATGATCACGTCCAGGTTGTAAAATTTAACAGGCCTGTCTGAACCACTAATGTGCAAATGTTGCACATTGCTTTTTTCTTGTAGTTCTCCTTCTTTAAAAATCTTCCCTATATGCTTAGTGATCACACTGCGTTCCCTATCAAAAAGCACACTCATTTGTTCTTGAGACAACCAGACGGTTTCATTTTCTAATCGTGTCTGGATCTTAGTCTGTCCATCTTCAGTCTGGTATATGATGATTTGTGATTCCATAACTAGACTAGGTTTAAAATCTCTGCAATGAGACCATCGCTTTGTTTTTCTAGTTCTAAAATATCAACAGTTACTTCTTCTATATCACGCAGTGGTGTGTGCTCATAAAAGTATTTATTAAAGCTGATCTCATAACCTATTTTAGTCGCGTCTAGGTTGATCCAGGCTTCTGCTACGTGTGGTTGTACTTCTTTTTTGAAATAGTGGTGTATATTGTCTTTTAAAGGTACATTTTCTGTATCGCGCAGGTCGCTTTCGGTCTCGTAGGTGATGTATTCTCCTTTTTTGGGTGTTATTATTCCTAAAGCTTTTGAATTTGAGAAGCGCTTCGACAGGCTCAGCGTGACATCGGGATGATCATGAGCATAGTAACCAAAATCTGCTAGATCTTCTTCTTTGCAATCTAAATGTGCTAAGAGTTTTTTTAGTTTGTCACCTGAGAGTTTTTCTACTTTTTTGATGACTTTTTCAGCGGTAGCATCATACCAACTTACCGCATTTAGAATGGCTTTTTTATCGCTGGCGCTTATACTTAGTTTTTGTGCTTTCACTTCATCATCCACATCCTTTTTAAAAATATTAAAATCGCGGTATTCTTTATCTCCTATAACATTAGATAGCGCTAGCGCACATTTTAATTGGTTTAAATGCTTTTGCCAGGTAGCAGGCTTGGTTAGTTTAGTTTTATTTGCAGCCGATAGGTTCAACTCGTTTTTCTCGCACCATTCTAGTAATTCGGCGGCGTGTTGTTTAGTGTTGGTGTATATACGTTCTCCATAGGTTTCAAATGCATATTGCATGGGTTCTTGTAACACACGATCATAACGCAAGCTCTCGATACGTTCTGGCGTAAATTGTGCTTTGAGGCGTTTTGGTCGTTCTATTGTCGCTTTATAGTAGCCAAAATCTTCATTATCAAAAATTTGACTAGCAAGAGGCTGGTTTTCAGTTCGCTTTCGCGAAAGCGAACTCATATACACACTCGTGATTTCTTTTACATGTTCTGGTGCAAATTCACAGTTCTTGTTCCCTAAATTTTTGCGCAGTTTGCGGTACAGCTGTCCAGCATCAATCAATTGTACTTTACCTTTACGGTCAGTCGCTTTATTATTGCTCAAAATCCAGATGTATGTGGTAATACCTGTGTTATAAAACAGGTTATTAGGCAATTGTACAATGGCTTCTAGCCAGTCGTTTTCTATGATATAACGACGTATGTTGCTCTCGCCACCACCAGCATCTCCAGTAAACAAACCACTACCGTTATGTACTGAGGCGATGCGCGTACCAGCTGGGCTTTGAGAT is drawn from Nonlabens dokdonensis DSW-6 and contains these coding sequences:
- a CDS encoding restriction endonuclease subunit S, which encodes MESKTAVKNIERYASYKDSGVEWLGEIPENWQVKPGLTILNESKEKNIGFIQKTVLSLSYGNVIVKPKEKLTGLVPESFETYQLVKPGDIIIRPTDLQNDKTSLRTGLAKDHGIITSAYINLRVKEKYSNSFYHYYLHTIDINKVIYGLGSGLRQNISFWDFKRFPFPFPPLPEQTAIAQFLDDKTSKIEDAIAIKEQQISLLKERKQILIHQAVTRGLDNSVTLKNAGVEWIGEIPEHWEVKALKFISNLQSGEFISSDDFKEEGYPVYGGNGFRAYCENYTNDGLYALIGRQGALCGNVNYADGKFYATEHAVVVYPINNEDTLWLGETIKVADFNRLSQSAAQPGIAVGVIKNERFPYPPLSEQKEISAYIETASEKIETAIALKQQEIEKLTEYKSSLINGVVTGKVRVC
- the rhuM gene encoding virulence RhuM family protein, which encodes MESQIIIYQTEDGQTKIQTRLENETVWLSQEQMSVLFDRERSVITKHIGKIFKEGELQEKSNVQHLHISGSDRPVKFYNLDVIISVGYRVKSLRGTQFRIWATQRLREYIVKGFTLNDDLLKEAGGGNYFEELLERIRDIRASEKVFWRKVLDIYATSVDYDPKAKTSQRFFKTIQNKMHWAAHGQTAAEVIYNRIDAAKPYLGLTSFKGEQPTKKETTIAKNYLNEQEMNVLNRMVTAYLELAELQALNRKPMYMKDWLQRADDFIQMTGNDILTHAGTVSHKKALEKATENYNSYKEQIKNELSKVEKDFIKHLEITNKQLKKKKDGK
- a CDS encoding type I restriction-modification system subunit M; this encodes MNKSSHNKLVSFIWSIADDCLRDVYVRGKYRDVILPMIVLRRLDALLEPTKDAVLEELAFQRDEAGFTEWDEVGLREASGYVFYNTSTYTLQKLKDTATNSQQILQANFEDYLNGFSPNVKEIIEKFKLRSQVRHMATKDVLLDVLEKFTSPYINVTPFEKEDPEGRKLPALSNLGMGYVFEELIRKFNEENNEEAGEHFTPREVIDLMTHIIFDPIKDNLPEVMTIYDPACGSGGMLTESQNFIKDEEGAIRATGDVYLFGKEINDETYAICKSDMMIKGNDPENIKVGSTLSTDEFAGKTFDFMLSNPPYGKSWSSEQKYIKDGKDIIDPRFKISLKNYWNVEEEVDAIPRSSDGQLLFLMEMVDKMKSLSQSPAGTRIASVHNGSGLFTGDAGGGESNIRRYIIENDWLEAIVQLPNNLFYNTGITTYIWILSNNKATDRKGKVQLIDAGQLYRKLRKNLGNKNCEFAPEHVKEITSVYMSSLSRKRTENQPLASQIFDNEDFGYYKATIERPKRLKAQFTPERIESLRYDRVLQEPMQYAFETYGERIYTNTKQHAAELLEWCEKNELNLSAANKTKLTKPATWQKHLNQLKCALALSNVIGDKEYRDFNIFKKDVDDEVKAQKLSISASDKKAILNAVSWYDATAEKVIKKVEKLSGDKLKKLLAHLDCKEEDLADFGYYAHDHPDVTLSLSKRFSNSKALGIITPKKGEYITYETESDLRDTENVPLKDNIHHYFKKEVQPHVAEAWINLDATKIGYEISFNKYFYEHTPLRDIEEVTVDILELEKQSDGLIAEILNLV